The proteins below come from a single Streptomyces sp. B3I8 genomic window:
- the purL gene encoding phosphoribosylformylglycinamidine synthase subunit PurL, whose amino-acid sequence MSKTPLDTVEHAAATPDVALPWAELGLKKDEYERVVEILGRRPTGAELAMYSVMWSEHCSYKSSKVHLRQFGEKAPENDAMLVGIGENAGVVDVGQGYAVTFKVESHNHPSYVEPYQGAATGVGGIVRDIIAMGARPVAVVDPLRFGAADHPDTKRVLPGVVAGIGGYGNCLGLPNIGGEVVFDACYQGNPLVNAGAIGVMRHEDIHLAKASGAGNKVILYGARTGGDGIGGASILASETFDDAKPSKRPAVQVGDPFQEKLLIECTLEAFAEKLVVGIQDLGAAGLSCATSELASNGSGGMRVTLDDVPLRDSTLSPEEILMSESQERMCAVVEPEKVGRFLEICDKWDVIATVIGEVTDGDRLEIFWHGGKIVDVDPRTVAHEGPVYERPYARPEWQDALQADGAEKLPRPQTAEELKDQVLKLVASPNQASKKWITQQYDHFVQGNTVLAQPEDSGMIRIDEESGLGVALATDGNGRYAKLDPYTGAQLALAEAYRNVATTGAKPLAVSDCLNFGSPEDPAVMWQFAEAVRGLADGCLQLGTPVTGGNVSLYNQTGEAAIHPTPVVAVLGVIDDVARRTPVAFQEEGQLLYLLGDTREEFSGSAWSQVIHDHLGGLPPQVDLERERLLGEILISASRDGMVDSAHDLSDGGLIQAVVESALLGGKGARLVVPDGLDAFTFLFSESAGRAVVAVPRSEELRFTDMCGARGLPVTRIGVVDGDTVEVQGEFALPLAELREAHEGTIPALLA is encoded by the coding sequence ATGAGCAAGACACCTCTGGACACGGTCGAACACGCGGCCGCGACCCCCGATGTCGCGCTGCCCTGGGCCGAGCTCGGTCTGAAGAAGGACGAGTACGAGCGCGTCGTCGAGATCCTGGGCCGCCGCCCGACCGGCGCCGAGCTCGCCATGTACTCGGTGATGTGGTCCGAGCACTGCTCGTACAAGTCCTCCAAGGTCCACCTCCGCCAGTTCGGCGAGAAGGCCCCCGAGAACGACGCGATGCTCGTCGGCATCGGCGAGAACGCGGGCGTCGTGGACGTCGGCCAGGGCTACGCCGTCACCTTCAAGGTGGAGTCGCACAACCACCCCTCCTACGTGGAGCCCTACCAGGGCGCGGCCACCGGGGTGGGCGGCATCGTGCGCGACATCATCGCGATGGGCGCGCGCCCGGTCGCCGTCGTGGACCCGCTGCGCTTCGGCGCGGCCGACCACCCGGACACCAAGCGCGTCCTGCCCGGTGTCGTCGCCGGCATCGGCGGCTACGGCAACTGCCTGGGCCTGCCCAACATCGGCGGCGAGGTCGTCTTCGACGCCTGCTACCAGGGCAACCCGCTGGTCAACGCCGGTGCCATCGGCGTCATGCGGCACGAGGACATCCACCTCGCCAAGGCGTCCGGCGCCGGCAACAAGGTCATCCTGTACGGGGCCCGGACGGGCGGCGACGGCATCGGCGGCGCCTCCATCCTGGCCTCCGAGACCTTCGACGACGCGAAGCCGTCCAAGCGCCCCGCCGTCCAGGTCGGCGACCCCTTCCAGGAGAAGCTCCTCATCGAGTGCACCCTGGAGGCGTTCGCCGAGAAGCTGGTCGTCGGCATCCAGGACCTCGGCGCGGCGGGCCTGTCCTGCGCGACGAGCGAACTGGCGTCGAACGGCTCCGGCGGCATGCGCGTCACCCTGGACGACGTCCCGCTGCGCGACTCCACGCTCTCGCCCGAGGAGATCCTCATGAGCGAGTCGCAGGAGCGCATGTGCGCGGTCGTCGAGCCGGAGAAGGTCGGCCGCTTCCTCGAGATCTGCGACAAGTGGGACGTCATCGCCACCGTCATCGGTGAGGTCACCGACGGCGACCGGCTGGAGATCTTCTGGCACGGCGGCAAGATCGTCGACGTCGACCCGCGCACCGTCGCCCACGAGGGCCCGGTGTACGAACGCCCGTACGCCCGCCCCGAGTGGCAGGACGCCCTCCAGGCGGACGGCGCGGAGAAGCTGCCCCGGCCGCAGACCGCGGAGGAGCTGAAGGACCAGGTCCTGAAGCTGGTCGCCTCCCCCAACCAGGCCTCCAAGAAGTGGATCACCCAGCAGTACGACCACTTCGTGCAGGGCAACACCGTCCTCGCCCAGCCCGAGGACTCCGGCATGATCCGCATCGACGAGGAGTCCGGCCTCGGCGTCGCCCTCGCCACCGACGGCAACGGCCGGTACGCCAAGCTCGACCCGTACACGGGCGCGCAGCTCGCCCTCGCCGAGGCCTACCGCAACGTGGCGACGACCGGTGCCAAGCCGCTCGCCGTCTCCGACTGCCTGAACTTCGGCTCCCCCGAGGACCCGGCGGTCATGTGGCAGTTCGCGGAGGCCGTCCGCGGCCTGGCGGACGGCTGCCTGCAGCTCGGCACGCCGGTGACCGGCGGCAACGTCTCGCTCTACAACCAGACGGGCGAGGCGGCCATCCACCCGACCCCGGTCGTGGCCGTCCTCGGCGTCATCGACGACGTGGCGCGCCGCACGCCGGTCGCCTTCCAGGAGGAGGGGCAGCTCCTGTACCTCCTCGGCGACACGCGTGAGGAGTTCAGCGGCTCGGCCTGGTCCCAGGTGATCCACGACCACCTCGGGGGGCTGCCGCCCCAGGTGGACCTGGAGCGCGAACGGCTGCTCGGCGAGATCCTCATCTCCGCCTCCCGCGACGGCATGGTCGACTCCGCGCACGACCTGTCCGACGGCGGCCTGATCCAGGCGGTCGTGGAGTCCGCGCTGCTCGGCGGCAAGGGCGCGCGGCTGGTCGTCCCCGACGGTCTGGACGCGTTCACCTTCCTGTTCTCCGAGTCGGCGGGCCGCGCGGTCGTGGCCGTGCCGCGCTCCGAGGAGCTCCGCTTCACCGACATGTGCGGGGCGCGGGGGCTGCCCGTCACCCGCATCGGTGTCGTGGACGGCGACACGGTCGAGGTGCAGGGCGAGTTCGCGCTGCCCCTGGCCGAGCTGCGCGAGGCGCACGAGGGGACGATTCCCGCCCTGCTCGCGTAG
- the purQ gene encoding phosphoribosylformylglycinamidine synthase subunit PurQ, giving the protein MTARIGVVTFPGSLDDRDTQRAIRVAGAEPVALWHKDKDLRQVDAVVLCGGFSYGDYLRAGAIARFSPVMDTVIDQAKAGLPVLGICNGFQILTEAHLLPGGMLGNDHLHFICRDQKLRVENADTAWTTDYDAGQEISIPLKNMDGRFVADARTLAELEAEGRVAFRYAVDGDSAAGYGNPNGSLNDIAGITNAAGNVVGLMPHPEHAVEPLVGSGRTDGLPFFTSILKKLVSA; this is encoded by the coding sequence GTGACCGCTCGTATTGGCGTCGTCACTTTCCCCGGCAGTCTCGACGACCGGGACACGCAGCGCGCGATCCGTGTCGCCGGCGCCGAACCCGTGGCGCTCTGGCACAAGGACAAGGACCTCAGGCAGGTCGACGCCGTGGTGCTGTGCGGCGGTTTCTCCTACGGTGACTATCTGCGCGCGGGCGCCATCGCGCGTTTCTCGCCGGTCATGGACACCGTCATCGACCAGGCGAAGGCCGGCCTCCCGGTGCTCGGCATCTGCAACGGCTTCCAGATCCTCACCGAGGCCCACCTCCTGCCCGGCGGCATGCTCGGCAACGACCACCTGCACTTCATCTGCCGCGACCAGAAGCTGCGGGTGGAGAACGCGGACACCGCCTGGACCACCGACTACGACGCGGGCCAGGAGATCAGCATCCCGCTCAAGAACATGGACGGCCGGTTCGTCGCCGACGCGCGGACACTGGCGGAGCTGGAGGCCGAGGGCCGCGTCGCCTTCCGCTACGCGGTCGACGGCGACTCCGCCGCCGGCTACGGCAACCCCAACGGCTCGCTCAACGACATCGCCGGCATCACCAACGCCGCGGGCAACGTCGTCGGCCTCATGCCGCACCCGGAGCACGCCGTGGAGCCGCTCGTCGGCAGCGGCCGCACCGACGGCCTCCCCTTCTTCACGTCGATCCTCAAGAAGCTGGTCAGCGCATGA
- the purS gene encoding phosphoribosylformylglycinamidine synthase subunit PurS, whose translation MARVVVDVMLKPEILDPQGQAVQRALPRLGFEGISDVRQGKRFELEVDGPVDDAALARIHDLAESFLANTVIEDFTVKVESADVVAGAAK comes from the coding sequence GTGGCACGCGTCGTAGTCGACGTCATGCTCAAGCCGGAGATCCTCGACCCCCAGGGCCAGGCGGTGCAGCGCGCACTGCCGCGGCTCGGTTTCGAGGGCATCTCCGACGTACGTCAGGGAAAGCGATTCGAACTCGAGGTGGACGGGCCGGTCGACGACGCCGCCCTCGCGCGGATCCATGATCTGGCGGAATCCTTCCTCGCCAACACCGTGATCGAGGACTTCACCGTGAAGGTCGAGTCCGCGGACGTGGTCGCGGGGGCCGCGAAGTGA
- a CDS encoding Lsr2 family protein: protein MAQRVVVTLFDDIDGSEAAETIAFGLDGRSYEIDLNQTNAEELRTALAPYVEAGRKRARSGKAYRETVVAPDPAAVRAWAQAHRMDVPARGRIPKRVYEAFAEAQ, encoded by the coding sequence GTGGCGCAGCGTGTCGTGGTCACACTCTTTGACGACATCGACGGCTCGGAAGCGGCCGAAACGATCGCCTTCGGGCTCGACGGCAGGTCGTACGAGATCGACCTGAACCAGACGAATGCCGAGGAGCTGCGGACGGCGCTCGCGCCGTACGTGGAGGCGGGCCGCAAGCGGGCGCGCTCCGGCAAGGCGTACCGGGAGACGGTGGTCGCCCCGGACCCGGCGGCGGTCCGGGCGTGGGCGCAGGCGCACCGGATGGACGTGCCGGCCCGGGGGCGCATCCCGAAGCGGGTGTACGAGGCGTTCGCCGAGGCGCAGTGA
- a CDS encoding TetR/AcrR family transcriptional regulator — MSPSAVPPSPPPSPRHPAGSADAADPAGRPVRRDARRNREKLIAAAQAAFAAADGPVPLETVARRAGVGIGTLYRHFPTREDLVDAVYATELDAATQSASALLDLHPADIALRAWMGRYAAFVATKRGMTDVLRTALASGRIAAPSRERVTATITEILEQGAAAGTLRADIGSDDVLTLLVGVFAAIRDGASRERVDRLLDLLVDALRPKTLPRTD; from the coding sequence TTGAGTCCGTCCGCCGTCCCGCCGTCCCCGCCCCCGAGCCCGCGGCACCCGGCCGGGTCCGCCGATGCGGCCGACCCCGCCGGCCGGCCGGTGCGCCGTGATGCGCGGCGCAACCGCGAGAAGCTCATCGCCGCCGCTCAGGCCGCCTTCGCCGCGGCGGACGGCCCGGTCCCGCTGGAGACCGTCGCCCGCCGGGCGGGCGTCGGCATCGGGACCCTGTACCGCCACTTCCCCACCCGCGAGGACCTCGTCGATGCCGTCTACGCCACCGAACTCGACGCCGCCACCCAGAGCGCCTCCGCCCTGCTCGACCTGCACCCCGCCGACATCGCCCTGCGGGCCTGGATGGGCCGCTACGCCGCCTTCGTGGCCACCAAACGCGGAATGACGGACGTCCTGCGCACCGCCCTCGCCTCCGGTCGCATCGCAGCCCCCTCGCGCGAACGCGTCACCGCCACGATCACCGAGATCCTGGAACAGGGCGCCGCGGCCGGCACGCTCCGCGCGGACATCGGCTCCGACGACGTACTCACGCTGCTCGTCGGCGTGTTCGCCGCCATCAGGGACGGCGCCTCCCGGGAGCGGGTCGACCGCCTGCTCGATCTCCTCGTCGACGCGCTCCGCCCGAAGACGCTCCCGCGGACGGACTGA
- a CDS encoding aldo/keto reductase — MTSGSTPAPDSIASAPTPRPGGTGELAGHIVARLGYGAMQLRRLHDDRAAALALLRHAVDLGVDHVDTAEFYGNGFVNDVIREALRPGDGVVIVSKVGAVSDPGGPFPMRVAQRPEELRAAVETNLATLGVEQVPVVNLRRTDVGFTPPVPDDQIVGLDDQLAEMTALRDEGKIGAIGLSSVSPDVLRRALPAGIVCVQNPYSLVAREDEELLDLCAAERIAWVPYFPLGGALPGGAKVTDEPAVLAAAERLGRTPAQVGLAWLLHHSPRTLLIPGTATTGHLEANLAAGAITLDAETLAGLDAIPPRQSVARRSGGPLH; from the coding sequence ATGACGTCCGGATCCACCCCCGCCCCCGACTCGATCGCCTCGGCCCCGACGCCTCGTCCCGGAGGCACCGGCGAGCTGGCCGGCCACATCGTCGCGCGCCTCGGATACGGCGCCATGCAGCTCCGTCGCCTGCACGACGACCGGGCTGCCGCCCTCGCCCTCCTGCGCCACGCCGTCGACCTCGGTGTCGACCACGTGGACACCGCCGAGTTCTACGGCAACGGCTTCGTCAACGACGTGATCCGCGAGGCGTTGCGACCCGGGGACGGCGTGGTGATCGTCAGCAAGGTGGGGGCCGTCTCCGATCCCGGCGGTCCGTTCCCCATGCGGGTGGCCCAACGCCCCGAGGAACTGCGCGCCGCCGTCGAGACCAACCTCGCCACGCTCGGAGTCGAGCAGGTCCCGGTGGTCAACCTGCGCCGTACGGACGTCGGATTCACGCCGCCCGTGCCCGACGACCAGATCGTCGGCCTCGACGACCAGCTCGCGGAGATGACCGCGTTGCGCGACGAGGGCAAGATCGGCGCCATCGGCCTGAGCAGCGTGTCCCCGGACGTGCTGCGCCGCGCCCTGCCGGCGGGCATCGTGTGCGTCCAGAACCCCTACAGCCTCGTGGCCCGCGAGGACGAGGAACTGCTCGACCTGTGTGCGGCGGAGCGGATCGCCTGGGTGCCCTACTTCCCCCTGGGCGGCGCGCTGCCGGGCGGGGCGAAGGTGACCGACGAGCCCGCCGTGCTCGCCGCCGCCGAGCGCCTGGGCCGCACCCCGGCCCAGGTCGGCCTGGCCTGGCTGCTGCACCACAGCCCGCGCACCCTGCTCATCCCGGGCACCGCCACCACCGGCCACCTCGAAGCGAACCTGGCGGCGGGCGCGATCACCCTCGACGCGGAGACCCTCGCCGGCCTTGACGCGATCCCCCCGCGTCAGTCCGTCGCGCGTCGATCCGGCGGCCCGCTCCACTGA
- a CDS encoding phosphoribosylaminoimidazolesuccinocarboxamide synthase — translation MSGFVEKPEPVQVPGLVHLHTGKVRELYQNAAGDLVMVASDRISAYDWVLPTEIPDKGRILTQLSLWWFDQLADLVPGHVLSTELPAGAPADWRGRTLVCKSLRMVPVECVARGYLTGSGLVEYNASRTVCGLALPEGLVDGSELPAPIFTPATKAAVGDHDENVSYEEVARQVGADTAAQLRQATLAVYSRGRDIARDRGILLADTKFEFGFDGDDLVLADEVLTPDSSRFWPADDWQPGRAQPSYDKQFVRDWLTSPASGWDRTAEQPPPALPDEVVEATRGKYVEAYERLTGVRWN, via the coding sequence GTGTCCGGATTCGTGGAAAAGCCCGAGCCCGTCCAGGTGCCGGGTCTGGTGCACCTGCACACCGGCAAGGTGCGCGAGCTGTACCAGAACGCGGCGGGCGACCTGGTGATGGTCGCCAGCGACCGCATCTCCGCGTACGACTGGGTGCTGCCGACGGAGATCCCCGACAAGGGCCGCATCCTCACCCAGCTGTCCCTGTGGTGGTTCGACCAGCTCGCCGACCTCGTCCCGGGGCACGTCCTGAGCACCGAACTGCCCGCCGGCGCCCCCGCCGACTGGCGCGGCCGCACCCTGGTCTGCAAGTCGCTGCGCATGGTGCCGGTGGAGTGCGTGGCCCGGGGTTACCTGACCGGCTCGGGCCTTGTCGAGTACAACGCGTCCCGCACGGTCTGCGGTCTCGCCCTCCCCGAGGGTCTGGTCGACGGCTCCGAGCTGCCCGCGCCGATCTTCACGCCGGCCACCAAGGCGGCGGTCGGCGACCACGACGAGAACGTCTCCTACGAGGAGGTCGCCCGCCAGGTCGGCGCCGACACCGCCGCCCAGCTCCGGCAGGCCACGCTCGCCGTCTACTCCCGGGGGCGGGACATCGCCCGCGACCGGGGCATCCTCCTGGCCGACACCAAGTTCGAGTTCGGATTCGACGGCGACGACCTGGTCCTCGCCGACGAGGTCCTCACCCCCGACTCCTCCCGCTTCTGGCCCGCCGACGACTGGCAGCCGGGCCGCGCGCAGCCCTCGTACGACAAGCAGTTCGTACGCGACTGGCTGACCTCGCCCGCCTCCGGCTGGGACCGCACCGCCGAGCAGCCGCCTCCCGCCCTGCCGGACGAGGTGGTCGAGGCCACCCGCGGCAAGTACGTGGAGGCCTACGAGCGTCTGACGGGCGTCCGCTGGAACTGA
- a CDS encoding N,N-dimethylformamidase beta subunit family domain-containing protein: MGSERIRRWESGALAHAVTDPFGQGPLPWLRGEEYYFDDTGQVVPWYVDPAAEEAEHRSGGGTRAASVPAPRHPSDRPARTSGPRSADDVHGQIKGFASTGAVAPGEAVDFHISVDPPQEFGVDIYRIGHYGGEGAHKMTSSPRLSGIVQPPPLTAERTVSCHHWWLSWRLQVPQDWTSGAYVAVLTTTDGHRSHVPFTVRDTRPADLLLLLPDITWQAYNLYPEDGRTGASLYHAWDEGGRLLGESEAATTVSFDRPYAGAGLPLHVGHAYDVIRWAERYGYDLAYADARDLHAGRVDVTRYRGLVFPGHDEYWSANMRRAVELARECGTSLVFLSSNTMYWQVELGPSPSGTPDRLLTCRKRQGPGRPVLWREIDRPEQELLGIQYQGRVPEPRPLVVRNADHWLWEGAGAHEGEELTGMVAGEADRYFPRAPLPEHEDRILLAHSPYRDAEGVVRHQETSLYRAPSGALVFASGTFAWSPALDRPGHVDARVQRATAGLLDRICKRE; the protein is encoded by the coding sequence ATGGGATCGGAACGGATCCGTCGCTGGGAGTCGGGGGCCCTCGCGCACGCCGTCACGGACCCCTTCGGCCAGGGGCCCCTCCCCTGGCTGCGGGGCGAGGAGTACTACTTCGACGACACGGGCCAGGTCGTCCCCTGGTACGTCGACCCCGCCGCCGAAGAGGCCGAGCACCGGTCCGGCGGCGGCACCCGGGCGGCCTCCGTACCCGCCCCCCGCCACCCCTCCGACCGTCCCGCCCGCACCTCCGGCCCCCGCTCCGCGGACGACGTGCACGGCCAGATCAAGGGCTTCGCCTCGACCGGGGCGGTGGCGCCCGGGGAGGCCGTCGACTTCCACATCAGCGTCGACCCGCCCCAGGAGTTCGGCGTCGACATCTACCGGATCGGGCACTACGGCGGCGAGGGCGCCCACAAGATGACCAGCAGCCCGCGCCTGTCCGGCATAGTCCAGCCCCCGCCGCTCACCGCCGAGCGCACCGTCTCCTGCCACCACTGGTGGCTGTCCTGGCGGCTGCAGGTCCCCCAGGACTGGACCTCCGGCGCCTACGTGGCCGTCCTGACCACCACCGACGGTCACCGTTCCCACGTGCCGTTCACCGTGCGCGACACCCGCCCGGCCGACCTGCTGCTCCTGCTGCCGGACATCACCTGGCAGGCGTACAACCTCTACCCGGAGGACGGCCGCACCGGCGCCAGCCTCTACCACGCCTGGGACGAGGGGGGCCGGCTGCTCGGCGAGTCCGAGGCCGCCACCACCGTCTCCTTCGACCGCCCCTACGCGGGTGCGGGCCTCCCGCTGCACGTCGGCCACGCCTACGACGTGATCCGCTGGGCCGAGCGCTACGGCTACGACCTTGCCTACGCCGACGCCCGCGACCTGCACGCCGGGCGCGTGGACGTCACGCGGTACCGGGGCCTGGTCTTCCCGGGCCACGACGAGTACTGGTCGGCGAACATGCGGCGGGCCGTGGAGCTGGCCAGGGAGTGCGGCACCTCGCTCGTCTTCCTGTCCTCCAACACGATGTACTGGCAGGTGGAGCTGGGCCCGTCCCCGTCCGGCACCCCCGATCGGCTGCTGACCTGCCGCAAGCGCCAGGGTCCCGGCCGGCCGGTGCTGTGGCGGGAGATCGACCGGCCGGAACAGGAACTCCTCGGCATCCAGTACCAGGGCCGCGTCCCCGAACCGCGCCCGCTGGTCGTGCGCAACGCCGATCACTGGCTGTGGGAGGGTGCCGGAGCCCACGAGGGCGAGGAGCTGACGGGCATGGTGGCGGGCGAGGCCGACCGCTACTTCCCGCGCGCTCCTCTTCCCGAGCACGAGGACCGCATCCTGCTCGCCCACTCCCCCTACCGGGACGCCGAGGGTGTCGTGCGTCACCAGGAGACCTCCCTGTACCGGGCCCCCTCCGGTGCGCTGGTCTTCGCGTCCGGAACCTTCGCCTGGTCGCCGGCACTGGATCGTCCCGGGCATGTCGACGCCCGGGTCCAGCGCGCCACCGCCGGCCTCCTGGACCGCATCTGCAAACGGGAGTAA
- the purD gene encoding phosphoribosylamine--glycine ligase, with amino-acid sequence MKVLVIGSGAREHALCRALSLDPDVTALHCAPGNAGIAGVAELHPVDALDGKAVAALAEELGAGLVVVGPEAPLVAGVADAVREAGIPCFGPSGEAARLEGSKAFAKEVMAAAGVPTARSYVCTTAEEAERALDAFGAPYVVKDDGLAAGKGVVVTDDLDTAKAHAAACERVVVEEYLDGPEVSLFAITDGETVLPLRPAQDFKRALNGDEGPNTGGMGAYSPLPWAEPKLVEEVLATVLQPTVDEMRRRGTPFSGLLYAGLAITSRGVRVIEFNARFGDPETQVVLARLKTPLAGVLLASANGTLADLEPLRWSDDAAVTVVLASHNYPGTPRTGDPIIGLDEVEIQDAPHAYVLHAGTRRDGDRVVSAGGRVLSVTATGEDLTQARDRAYTAVARIHLDGAHHRTDIALKAATGEQ; translated from the coding sequence GTGAAGGTCCTCGTCATCGGTAGCGGTGCCCGCGAACACGCCTTGTGCCGTGCTCTGTCCCTCGACCCCGACGTCACGGCGCTGCACTGCGCCCCCGGCAACGCCGGCATCGCCGGGGTCGCCGAGCTGCACCCGGTCGACGCGCTCGACGGCAAGGCCGTGGCCGCGCTCGCCGAGGAGCTCGGGGCCGGGCTGGTCGTCGTCGGCCCGGAGGCCCCGCTCGTCGCGGGCGTCGCCGACGCCGTGCGCGAGGCAGGCATCCCCTGCTTCGGCCCGTCCGGCGAGGCCGCGCGCCTGGAGGGCTCCAAGGCGTTCGCCAAGGAAGTGATGGCCGCCGCCGGTGTCCCCACCGCACGGTCGTACGTGTGCACGACCGCCGAGGAGGCCGAGAGGGCCCTCGACGCCTTCGGGGCGCCGTACGTCGTCAAGGACGACGGGCTCGCCGCAGGCAAGGGCGTCGTCGTCACCGACGACCTCGACACGGCCAAGGCGCACGCCGCAGCGTGCGAGCGCGTGGTCGTCGAGGAGTACCTCGACGGACCCGAGGTGTCGCTCTTCGCGATCACCGACGGTGAGACGGTCCTCCCGCTCCGGCCCGCCCAGGACTTCAAGCGCGCGCTGAACGGCGACGAGGGCCCGAACACCGGCGGGATGGGCGCCTACTCGCCGCTGCCCTGGGCCGAGCCCAAGCTGGTCGAAGAGGTGCTGGCCACGGTGTTGCAGCCGACCGTGGACGAGATGCGCCGCCGCGGCACCCCGTTCTCCGGACTGCTCTACGCCGGCCTGGCGATCACCTCCCGGGGCGTACGTGTGATCGAATTCAACGCGCGCTTCGGCGACCCCGAGACCCAGGTGGTCCTCGCCCGGCTGAAGACGCCGCTCGCGGGAGTGCTGCTGGCGTCGGCGAACGGCACGCTCGCCGATCTCGAGCCGCTGCGCTGGAGCGACGACGCGGCCGTCACCGTCGTCCTCGCCTCGCACAACTACCCGGGCACCCCGCGGACCGGGGACCCCATCATCGGTCTCGACGAGGTGGAGATCCAGGACGCCCCGCACGCCTACGTACTGCACGCCGGAACCCGGCGCGACGGGGACCGGGTCGTGAGCGCCGGGGGCCGGGTGCTGTCCGTGACGGCCACCGGCGAGGACCTCACCCAGGCGCGCGACCGGGCGTACACCGCCGTCGCCCGCATCCACCTCGACGGCGCCCACCACCGCACGGACATCGCGCTGAAGGCCGCCACGGGCGAGCAGTGA